Proteins from a single region of Drosophila biarmipes strain raj3 chromosome 3R, RU_DBia_V1.1, whole genome shotgun sequence:
- the LOC108031411 gene encoding uncharacterized protein LOC108031411 isoform X2 has product MSADRRRQSRFFCAKPATAEEKAAKRASAPSASSASSAASATAVAPCKEQLSPATAEEDLLEMPRLCRCCCKRDLELLGLFEASQPTLANTSASNKYKSSGTLAKTCATEAETETPETLSANPVNPGTKATSSPSEAATATATTATTATAAAAATSAFSTTPSAHRPSSSSSSPMRRRTTAATTAAVPTAPPAPRGRSSDNAVDYTLSGAHSSMDIVLEEMTIWMLNINRDDGLPQEICRQCMAQFLMVAKFRRKCVRMQQRLQDFAQEISDRQTARQAKRQQKVQKNSQSQGSEAFSATSNSTSTFERSELVPVPEPVTVRKRRMVSESDSGESASSAAVAEKQVRTESEDLPPPKSSSGPLRPRKYRTYSIGCEMERPSSIDASSMPWKTKAARKQLSETWLSSRCSPELLSSAPSSRQRSSTSSSEHTSDLSVGPCCGFESDSNPSSSTTSNVAPKSVAVGVVARSPPKTRPSLPVNDLLPRRGRRPRNAPMYNPPKRVRRSLVRREALKRKVVAEPVNAEKRKSDQKDIYPPEPKLEHLAPSSDEAIDSTSDAPKDAPSNAVPEECNPINANQVCGDISQGEKEKEITSNGLIESSNQVKAVEEDKAPNGVVENVDVEQDPLKADPLAIRHPCTDENDEITGTYRELLEQFEATTAPPEFSSEDLPIKEEIESILNNIKAEANLVQSGELTSSTEPSELQPKMVEQQATVEQQAVLMDQQESIEQAVKSLDQPDSLEQPEIIVSIPLEALDENLQRRLCLDPEAEESLNRETASPKELPMQLDDVNNNENDENFCQSATADSFNSAVALRTHLIEATPPGNTESDDADADADEVPVVRSGPTPMDFMAEFAKHCANGIEQLKATTPASSPTPADLLPLNDLDAKQKLEVEMNDVETTLNGILNEMQDQHMYTPTCAHIDEFLTPADYAPMTEQETSVSSPPNPFEQSPRAEPEPKPNASDDPFDNSNFSSELIGFQNDIPCFENIETTTEQGQNLHLELTQFLRDLQPAQPNQQPEEQGAKTQVETQGNVQMEVQSVNLQMQPDIQQQNESAGPSPNESPVSSPQVGSQIEIQMEPEIGTQLQHKFLTVQSPHQNQPEVQSHDQSQIPPQIEPQIQVQNHLEQALQIVPQGQQQVVAQVHPQMQLQSQIVPHVQTQGTTTTVTYEQIYQQHIVQQTVQQSSNKMQVISLPSGGSERRQWKTQQSQQQQQLQWSSVGGLEAIKSAPVDSVAPTTTTYYISAGDLYPQQGETYTMLQPAPNESYMIEHVNHHHQQQHHHRQQQHHQQQIQLAQQQHHQAQQQPIMILIQQQEVQKPVASASNPRQPPMHVYRNNMHQLQNTQHQQVRQQCYRQQQYQPQQGTQQQQQSQQSRVVQSHPVLGMPGATSISTKVTPIPATTPKGRALTLKCRFCHNGPRFSNSLEYSKHIIDLHPAVAPFNCPHCPLAFAGRTKRSQHILSHHVVQQYQCGQCSQVFPAQKALDIHIQRFHMQVKSEPVGAVQVEDVQLEISGDRRRGRPYKPRLQQQQHQLQPQHQLQALQQQQQQQQQQQQQQQQQQQQQQQQQQQQQQVQQLQQAQEQQPLHQQQQQQQHMLQVQQPQQQPIMQPQSPHPSTMEIQASPTTPRKILCCPDCEDCTSGHSHGNEQCEEQSALQAPPTVLTPPSTIVSAPSPQPMMYSQHITMPSPEQSEPDSTTTLRQFRKRGVIVGPQGPLHLATPVASPSPSSSPSSSTLDHAPPASPATPASPAPPPSPAPPTVQLNELRACHQCLYCEERFTNEIALKKHHQLAHGAQTTMPFVCNICKRGYRMRTALHRHMESHDVEGRPYECNICRVRFPRPSQLTLHKITVHLLSKPHTCDECGKQFGTESALKTHIKFHGAHMKTHMPLGVFISEEAAASKSSSNNSSTSGSDRVLDPPTTPLEETPLTPLSSGGHVYNSPDEYPNSVESCAGNSLAFDTIDTTP; this is encoded by the exons ATGAGTGCCGACCGGAGGAGACAGAGCCGTTTCTTCTGCGCGAAGCCAGCCACCGCCGAGGAGAAGGCGGCCAAAAGAGCCAGTGCACCCAGTGCATCCAGTGCATCCAGTGCGGCAAGTGCCACGGCAGTTGCACCGTGCAAAGAGCAGCTTTCTCCAGCCACCGCCGAGGAGGATTTACTGGAAATGCCTCGcctttgccgctgctgctgcaaacGGGATTTGGAATTACTCGGCTTATTCGAGGCCAGCCAGCCGACGCTGGCCAACACATCAGcatcgaacaaatacaaatcaTCGGGAACATTAGCAAAAACATGTGCGACAGAAGCAGAAACCGAAACTCCAGAGACATTGTCCGCAAATCCAGTAAATCCCGGTACTAAAGCTACATCATCTCCATCAGAAGCAGCTACAGCAACGGCCACTACGGCCACTACGgctacagcagcagcagcagcaacgtcCGCATTTTCAACCACACCCTCCGCACACAGaccctcctcctcgtcctcgtctcCCATGAGGCGTCGCACCACTGctgccaccaccgccgccgtgCCCACTGCACCGCCGGCCCCTCGAGGACGCAGCAGCGATAATGCCGTCGACTACACACTCAGCGGGGCCCACAGCAGCATGGACATTGTCCTCGAGGAGATGACCATTTGGATGCTCAAT ATAAATCGCGACGATGGACTGCCGCAAGAAATCTGCCGGCAGTGCATGGCCCAGTTTTTGATGGTGGCCAAGTTCCGCCGGAAATGTGTACGGATGCAACAGCGCCTGCAGGACTTTGCCCAGGAGATATCCGACCGCCAGACGGCCAGACAAGCGAAGCGTCAGCAAAAAGTCCAAAAGAACAGCCAGAGTCAGGGCAGTGAGGCGTTCTCGGCCACCTCCAACTCCACATCGACGTTCGAACGTTCTGAACTCGTGCCCGTGCCCGAGCCCGTGACCGTGCGGAAGCGCCGTATGGTATCGGAGTCCGATTCCGGAGAATCGGCATCGTCAGCAGCTGTTGCAGAGAAGCAGGTGCGCACGGAATCGGAGGACTTGCCGCCGCCCAAGTCGAGTTCAGGGCCACTTCGTCCGCGCAAATATCGCACCTACTCCATTGGCTGTGAGATGGAGCGTCCCTCCTCCATTGACGCCAGCAGCATGCCGTGGAAGACGAAGGCGGCCCGCAAGCAGCTTTCGGAGACCTGGTTATCGTCCCGCTGCTCCCCCGAACTGCTCTCCTCCGCCCCGTCATCGCGTCAgcgcagcagcaccagcagcagtgAGCATACAAGCGACCTGTCCGTGGGTCCATGTTGCGGCTTCGAGAGCGACAGCAATCCCTCCTCCTCAACCACCTCCAACGTCGCACCGAAATCGGTGGCCGTCGGTGTTGTGGCGCGGTCCCCCCCGAAGACAAGGCCCTCGTTGCCAGTTAATGATTTATTGCCCCGCAGGGGTCGCCGTCCGAGGAATGCGCCGATGTACAATCCCCCTAAAAGGGTGAGGCGATCGCTGGTCAGAAGGGAGGCGCTGAAGAGAAAGGTAGTGGCAGAACCAGTTAATGCAGAGAAAAGAAAGTCTGATCAAAAGGATATCTATCCGCCGGAACCGAAGCTTGAGCACTTGGCCCCATCCAGCGATGAGGCCATCGACAGCACTTCAGACGCGCCAAAGGATGCGCCATCGAATGCGGTCCCAGAGGAATGTAATCCAATTAATGCAAACCAAGTTTGTGGTGATATAAGCCAGGGTGAAAAGGAGAAGGAAATCACATCGAATGGTTTGATTGAGAGCTCCAACCAGGTGAAAGCTGTGGAAGAAGATAAAGCGCCCAATGGCGTTGTGGAAAATGTTGATGTCGAGCAAGACCCACTCAAAGCTGATCCACTTGCCATCCGCCATCCTTGTACTGATGAAAACGATGAAATTACCGGAACATACAGGGAGTTACTGGAGCAGTTTGAAGCCACCACCGCTCCTCCCGAATTTTCTTCGGAAGATCTCCCCATTAAAGAGGAAATCGAGTCCATTTTGAATAACATCAAGGCAGAAGCTAATCTAGTGCAGTCCGGCGAACTGACCTCATCCACGGAACCCAGTGAGTTGCAACCGAAAATGGTTGAACAGCAGGCAACTGTGGAGCAGCAAGCAGTACTTATGGATCAGCAGGAATCCATTGAGCAAGCCGTGAAATCTCTAGATCAACCTGACTCCTTGGAGCAGCCGGAGATCATAGTTAGCATTCCGCTGGAGGCACTCGACGAGAATCTACAGCGCCGCCTTTGCTTGGATCCGGAAGCCGAGGAGTCGCTGAATCGAGAGACCGCCTCCCCCAAGGAGCTGCCCATGCAGCTCGATGACGTCAATAACAATGAAAATGACGAAAATTTTTGCCAGAGTGCTACAGCAGATAGCTTCAATTCTGCTGTGGCACTCCGAACCCATCTAATTGAAGCAACACCACCGGGGAACACGGAATCGGATGATGCGGATGCGGACGCGGATGAGGTGCCGGTGGTGCGTTCTGGACCAACGCCCATGGATTTCATGGCCGAGTTCGCGAAGCACTGTGCGAACGGGATTGAGCAGCTTAAGGCCACCACTCCGGCGTCATCGCCCACGCCCGCAGACCTGCTGCCCCTTAACGATCTGGATGCCAAGCAGAAACTGGAGGTGGAGATGAACGACGTAGAGACGACCCTAAATGGCATCCTCAACGAGATGCAGGACCAGCACATGTACACCCCGACCTGTGCCCACATTGATGAGTTTCTCACTCCCGCCGATTATGCTCCAATGACTGAGCAAGAGACGTCCGTTTCATCGCCGCCCAATCCCTTCGAGCAGAGTCCACGTGCCGAACCGGAGCCCAAACCCAATGCCTCCGACGATCCCTTCGACAACAGCAACTTTAGCAGCGAACTGATTGGCTTCCAGAACGATATTCCCTGCTTTGAGAACATCGAAACCACTACAGAGCAGGGACAGAACTTGCATTTAGAGCTTACCCAGTTCCTCAGGGATCTTCAACCGGCACAACCGAATCAGCAGCCCGAGGAGCAGGGCGCCAAGACCCAGGTTGAGACACAGGGGAATGTCCAAATGGAAGTCCAATCCGTCAACCTGCAAATGCAACCTGATATCCAGCAGCAAAATGAGTCTGCAGGTCCTTCTCCAAACGAATCTCCCGTATCATCGCCTCAAGTAGGGTCCCAAATTGAAATACAAATGGAACCTGAAATTGGGACTCAACTGCAGCACAAATTCCTGACAGTGCAGAGTCCACACCAAAATCAGCCTGAAGTACAATCTCATGACCAATCTCAGATCCCACCGCAAATAGAGCCTCAGATTCAAGTCCAAAACCATCTAGAGCAAGCCTTACAAATCGTGCCGCAAGGCCAGCAACAGGTGGTTGCTCAAGTGCATCCCCAGATGCAGCTCCAATCCCAGATTGTGCCCCATGTCCAGACGCAGGGCACGACGACAACGGTCACCTACGAGCAGATCTATCAGCAGCACATTGTCCAGCAGACGGTGCAGCAGTCCTCCAACAAGATGCAGGTCATCTCGCTGCCCTCGGGTGGCTCGGAAAGGAGGCAGTGGAAGACGCAGCAGtcccaacagcagcagcagctccagtgGTCATCGGTGGGCGGACTGGAGGCCATTAAGAGTGCCCCCGTCGACAGTGTTGCACCCACAACCACAACATACTACATCAGTGCCGGCGATCTGTATCCCCAGCAGGGTGAAACGTACACGATGCTGCAGCCGGCGCCCAATGAAAGCTACATGATTGAGCACGtgaaccaccaccaccagcagcagcaccaccatcgTCAACAGCAGCATCACCAGCAGCAAATTCAACTGGcccaacagcaacatcaccaGGCGCAGCAACAGCCGATTATGATACTGATCCAGCAGCAAGAGGTTCAGAAACCGGTGGCCTCAGCCAGCAATCCTCGGCAGCCACCCATGCACGTCTACAGAAACAATATGCATCAGCTCCAGAACACGCAacaccaacaggtacggcagCAATGCTACCGGCAGCAGCAGTATCAGCCGCAGCAGGgaacgcagcagcagcaacagtcgCAACAAAGTCGAGTCGTACAAAGCCATCCAGTATTGGGGATGCCTGGAGCCACTTCCATATCCACCAAAGTGACCCCCATTCCCGCCACAACGCCCAAGGGCAGGGCCCTGACGCTCAAGTGCCGCTTCTGTCACAACGGACCGCGATTCTCCAACAGCCTGGAGTACAGCAAGCATATCATCGACCTGCATCCGGCGGTGGCGCCATTCAACTGTCCACACTGTCCCCTCGCCTTTGCCGGCCGGACCAAGCGATCGCAGCACATCCTTAGCCACCATGTGGTGCAGCAGTACCAATGTGGCCAGTGCTCCCAGGTGTTCCCGGCCCAAAAGGCTCTGGACATTCACATCCAACGCTTCCACATGCAAGTGAAGTCCGAGCCCGTGGGGGCTGTGCAAGTGGAGGACGTCCAGCTGGAGATCTCCGGCGATCGGAGGAGGGGTAGGCCGTATAAGCCAAggctgcagcaacagcagcatcaGCTGCAACCTCAGCACCAGCTACAAGCgctacagcagcagcagcaacaacagcagcagcagcaacaacagcagcagcagcaacaacagcagcagcagcaacaacagcaacagcagcagcaagtgcagcaactgcaacaagcacaggagcagcagccactgcatcagcagcagcagcaacaacaacatatgTTGCAAGTGCAGCAACCACAGCAACAACCGATAATGCAGCCGCAATCGCCTCATCCATCAA CAATGGAAATCCAGGCCAGTCCAACAACGCCACGAAAGATTCTCTGCTGTCCCGATTGCGAAGACT GCACTTCCGGCCACAGCCACGGCAACGAGCAGTGCGAGGAGCAGTCGGCACTGCAGGCTCCGCCGACGGTGCTTACTCCGCCCTCGACCATCGTCTCGGCTCCGTCGCCGCAGCCCATGATGTACTCGCAGCACATAACAATGCCGTCGCCGGAACAATCCGAGCCAGATTCCACGACCACGTTGCGACAGTTTCGCAAGCGTGGCGTGATCGTTGGGCCACAGGGCCCGCTGCATTTGGCCACACCAGTGGCCTCCCCCtcgccgtcgtcgtcgcccTCCTCGTCGACGTTGGACCATGCCCCGCCAGCCTCCCCGGCAACGCCCGCCTCTCCGGCTCCACCTCCATCGCCTGCCCCGCCCACGGTGCAGTTGAACGAGTTGCGAGCGTGCCACCAGTGTCTGTACTGCGAGGAGCGGTTCACCAATGAGATTGCGTTGAAGAAGCACCATCAGCTGGCGCACGGAGCCCAGACGACGATGCCTTTCGTGTGCAACATCTGCAAGCGTGGCTATCGCATGCGAACGGCTCTGCACCGACACATGGAGTCGCACGATGTGGAGGGGCGACCGTACGAGTGCAACATTTGTCGCGTGCGATTCCCACGACCATCGCAGCTGACGCTGCACAAGATCACGGTGCACTTGCTCTCGAAGCCGCATACCTGCGACGAGTGCGGCAAGCAGTTCGGTACGGAGAGCGCCC